The following DNA comes from Tautonia marina.
CTCGCCGTGGACATATCGAACGCCGATCGTCTGGATCTTGCCGGCGTCTTCACCCCGGGAAGGCGGGAGGGTTACGCCACCGGGAACGAAGACACAGGGGAGTTGCTTGGACCCGGCCAGGGCCATGAGCATGGCAGGAGCTCCCTTATCGCAGGTCGCCACGCCGATGACCCCTCGACGGCGAGGGAGGGATCGGATGAGGCGCCGCATGACGATGGCGGCATCGTTGCGATAGGGAAGGCTGTCCATCATCCCGGTCGTCCCCTGCGATCGGCCGTCGCAGGGGTCGGTCACGGCTCCGGCGAAGGGCAAGGCGCCGAGGGCTCGCAGCTCCTCGGCGGCGGCTCGAACGAGCAGGCCGATCTCCCAATGTCCCGTGTGGTAGCCAAGGGCGATCGGCCGGCCCTGGTCATCGCGCAGTCCGCCCTGAGTGCTGAGGATAAGGAACGGGTCATCCGCGGCGGTTGACGGTTCCCAGCCCATCCCTGTGTTCTGAGAGAGTCCGAACAAATCACCCGAGGGCCAGGAACGAAGCATCTCGTCCGTCAGGGGAAGCGTGCCGGCAGGCCCCTCGGCATGAGTCTGGACCTCGAGGCACTCGGAGGGTGCGTCAACAATCTCAGAGAAGTCGAATGTTCTGGTCCGATCCATGATCTTCGGAGCCTCGGGCAAGAGACGGCCAGTTAACGGGCACTCGGTGGGCAGTCGGCGATGACGATTTTCCCCTATCATAGCGGTGTCGGTGGCGAACCGCACCCCTTTGGCATGCAATATGCTCTAACTTGCGTTGTATCGCTCGCAAGACACTTTCTTCGAGAGGCAACGCTGCCTCGAAGGTTGTCATCAGCGAAGCATCACGAGATGAGGTGAGTCATGGGAACGATTGGAGCGGTTCTTGGCTGGATACTCTTCGGGCTTGTCGTGGGATTCCTGGCGCGTTTGCTCCATCCGGGCAAAGACGAGATGGGGCTCCCGGCAACGGTCCTCCTGGGCGTTGCCGGCTCGCTGCTGGGCGGAGGGTTCTGGTATCTGTTACGAGGGGGAGGAGAGGCATTCAGTCCGGGGGGGTTCTTCTCGGCCCTGATTTTTGCCATTGTCTTGCTGGCGGTCGGGGTGTTTGCGAATGACTCGCGATCGAGGAACGTCCGGGGATAATCGGCCGATCGAAACCGGCATGTGACCTGCCAGGGGTCGGTTCAGGGGCGTTGTTTGTTCCACCTTGAGGCTGAAATGGTGACCACGAAACCGACCCGAGTTCAGGCGGAACGGATCCCTCCCGAAGGCGCTTCGGATGAGCTCTTTTTGGACCGACTTGCCTGGTTCATGGATGCGAATTTCCGAATTCCTGGAACCAAGATCCGATTTGGTGCTGACCAGCTCGTCGGTTTGATTCCGGGAGTCGGTGACCTGACCGGAGGAGCGGTTCAGGCAGCGTTAATTTTGATGGCGATCTACTACTACAAACTGCCCAAATCCGTGATCGTCCGGATGGTCTTGAACTCGGTGCTGGATACCACCGTGGGAGCCGTCCCCGTGGTCGGCGATCTGTTCGACGTGGCCTTCAAGGCCAACATGCGCAACGTGAAGTTGCTCCGAGAAGCATCAGCGAAAACCCGAGGCGCGGCCGAATCGCGAGTGCGATAAGTCGATCGCGCCTCGGACATGACCTGCATCCGGTCAGAGCAGTTCCTGGATGGCTTGACCGTTGTCAACGAGGCGAATCGGCTGGCCGTCCGGGGTCTGAAACCGGTGTTCCGGATTGATCCCGAGCGCGGTGAACAGGGTCGCGGCCAGGTCGCTTGGGGTGATGGGGCGGTCGATTGGCTGATCGCCGCGAGCATCAGTGGCTCCGAGCACGAGGCCGGCAGGCATTCCGCCTCCCGCAAGCAGGATGCTGTTGGCTCGGCCGTGGTGGTCGCGACCGGCGGCGTCGTTGATCTTCGGGGTGCGGCCGAACTCTCCCATCATCAAGACGAGTGTTTCGTCGAGCAGACCACGATCGTCGAGGTCGGCGATGAGGGCCGAGACGCCGCGATCGATGGGAGGGGCAAGGGTGTCTCGGAGCATCGGGAAATTGTTCAGGTGCGTATCCCAACCCACTGGCCCCGCGCCTTGATCGTTGACGGTGACGAATGAGACACCGGCCTCGACTAGTCGTCGAGCAAGGAGGAGCGACTGGCCGAGCTGGGTCCGGCCATATCGGTCGCGGAGATCGGAAGGTTCCGCGTCGATCTGAAACGCCTCCTGCGCGGCGCCGGAGGTCAGTAGTTCGAACGCCTGATCGGAGAAGGAGTCTCGGCTGGTCGTGAGCGGGGTGTCGATCACGGCCTCGGCAGCGAACTGGTCGAGCGTGGCGACCATCGAGCGACGGCGTCGCAGCCGATCGAGCGTGAGCCGATCGGGAGGCGTGAGGTCTCGAACCCGGAAACCCTCCTGGTTCGGATCTCCTCCGACGGCGAACGGATCGTAGGCGGGGGTGAGATAGCCGCTTGAGGCAAAGAGCGGGGCGGAAGGAATGGCGGTGTGAGGAGGGAGGGTGCTGG
Coding sequences within:
- a CDS encoding DUF1501 domain-containing protein, whose protein sequence is MRSNPPSRSCPGPSRRAVLRAGVLGAFGLALDDVFRLRSLAARQSSYETQPTLGGTPRAKSCILIWLSGGPSHIDTFDPKPEAPSEFRGEFKPIETAVPGVRISEIFPELASVLDRSTLIRSITSPEAEHDRATHHLLTGYRPSPALIYPSVGSVVAKVRGFETSTLPPHTAIPSAPLFASSGYLTPAYDPFAVGGDPNQEGFRVRDLTPPDRLTLDRLRRRRSMVATLDQFAAEAVIDTPLTTSRDSFSDQAFELLTSGAAQEAFQIDAEPSDLRDRYGRTQLGQSLLLARRLVEAGVSFVTVNDQGAGPVGWDTHLNNFPMLRDTLAPPIDRGVSALIADLDDRGLLDETLVLMMGEFGRTPKINDAAGRDHHGRANSILLAGGGMPAGLVLGATDARGDQPIDRPITPSDLAATLFTALGINPEHRFQTPDGQPIRLVDNGQAIQELL
- a CDS encoding GlsB/YeaQ/YmgE family stress response membrane protein, producing MGTIGAVLGWILFGLVVGFLARLLHPGKDEMGLPATVLLGVAGSLLGGGFWYLLRGGGEAFSPGGFFSALIFAIVLLAVGVFANDSRSRNVRG
- a CDS encoding DUF4112 domain-containing protein gives rise to the protein MDRLAWFMDANFRIPGTKIRFGADQLVGLIPGVGDLTGGAVQAALILMAIYYYKLPKSVIVRMVLNSVLDTTVGAVPVVGDLFDVAFKANMRNVKLLREASAKTRGAAESRVR